One stretch of Leptospira hartskeerlii DNA includes these proteins:
- a CDS encoding sensor histidine kinase, with protein sequence MKNFYVAIRFRTKNFILFIKRHFQILREVKSNEEFIRSSYFEVYLILRYLFPFLFVVYIPFAALDWTDFLKNSGYFPLLIYNSIFIPGCFLFTALLNLPILKSENGRRWLTIAGTLFLTSAGTAMNLLIFQFGTDISLFAFTQLGIAVLLRYPDKTKKVIYFTNYAIFFAAMFWLGKNSSFLIQNFFFTMVMTILLDLISLLTKVNSFHKEQSIRELNRKLVMESIKKSEILRIAIHDLKSPVTGILSLVGLYTREPSYIPVNRVASSYADPPEILDHIDRTSRKILESIEDVLYLASSGDTETIENQTQKLNPELLLKSVTCNLNFLFSSKNIEVKDELSEYNFYFQANPQILYRVFDNLLSNAAKFSPENSEIYLKSELISEVYEKILIIKIEDSGPGFQPEDEKNMFREFSILSAKPTGSESSSGIGLALAKKLLDRMGIRIRLGNSKALGGAQVILEFPQSKAK encoded by the coding sequence GTGAAAAACTTCTACGTTGCCATTCGATTTAGAACCAAAAACTTTATATTATTTATAAAGAGACATTTTCAGATCCTAAGAGAAGTCAAAAGTAACGAAGAATTCATCCGATCCTCGTACTTCGAAGTTTATCTCATACTAAGATATCTTTTCCCATTTTTATTCGTAGTTTATATTCCTTTTGCGGCCCTTGATTGGACTGACTTTCTGAAAAATTCAGGATACTTTCCCCTCTTGATCTATAACTCAATTTTTATTCCTGGCTGTTTTCTTTTTACCGCGCTTTTAAATCTCCCGATCCTTAAAAGTGAAAATGGCAGAAGGTGGTTAACGATAGCCGGAACCTTATTCTTAACTTCCGCAGGAACAGCAATGAACCTGCTCATATTCCAATTCGGAACGGATATTTCTCTATTTGCATTTACTCAATTAGGGATTGCAGTGCTTCTTCGTTATCCTGATAAAACGAAGAAGGTTATCTATTTTACAAATTACGCAATATTCTTCGCGGCAATGTTTTGGTTAGGAAAGAACTCATCATTTCTGATCCAGAATTTTTTCTTCACAATGGTCATGACCATTCTATTGGATCTGATCAGCCTTCTCACAAAAGTGAATTCGTTTCATAAAGAACAATCCATCCGTGAACTAAACCGAAAACTGGTAATGGAATCCATTAAAAAATCTGAAATCCTAAGGATAGCAATCCATGATTTGAAAAGCCCTGTAACAGGGATCTTAAGTTTAGTAGGGCTTTATACAAGAGAACCAAGTTATATTCCTGTCAATCGAGTAGCTTCTTCATATGCGGATCCTCCCGAAATTTTAGATCATATAGACAGAACTTCCCGCAAAATTTTGGAATCTATTGAAGACGTTTTGTATCTCGCAAGTTCCGGAGACACCGAAACGATTGAAAACCAAACCCAAAAGTTAAATCCTGAGTTATTATTAAAATCAGTAACTTGCAATCTAAACTTCTTATTCTCCTCAAAAAACATAGAAGTAAAAGACGAACTCTCAGAATATAATTTCTACTTCCAAGCAAATCCGCAAATATTGTATAGAGTATTCGATAATTTATTAAGCAACGCCGCCAAATTCTCTCCTGAAAATTCAGAGATCTATCTCAAAAGTGAACTCATCTCGGAAGTTTATGAGAAAATTCTAATCATCAAAATAGAAGATTCAGGACCAGGATTCCAACCCGAAGACGAAAAAAATATGTTTAGGGAATTTTCTATTCTTTCCGCAAAACCGACAGGCTCCGAATCCTCTAGCGGGATCGGACTCGCATTGGCTAAAAAACTATTAGATAGAATGGGAATACGCATCCGCCTAGGCAACTCCAAAGCACTCGGAGGAGCCCAGGTAATATTAGAATTTCCGCAATCAAAAGCGAAATAG
- a CDS encoding LytR/AlgR family response regulator transcription factor → MRILIVEDDILSSRCLEILAKEFLNERIQSIHAVSDPESAAEFIRKNPLDLLFLDINLQGETGFKLLEIESRSFFQTIIVSSERDNAVKAFEFSVLDFLPKPITRERFGISIHRYLSSHPNVFSPKGIPHKKEEAIEPDNIVFARSERNYARLFTKDGSVEKVRKTLDQLQKDLEAHGFFRAHRSYLVRLEEVKKILFKTPTTYRLLLHSDHSIPVSRSQGSKLLSLFKNSNHKVLGLP, encoded by the coding sequence ATGCGAATCCTAATCGTAGAAGATGATATATTATCCTCTCGCTGTTTAGAAATTTTAGCGAAAGAATTTTTAAATGAAAGGATACAAAGTATCCACGCGGTTTCCGATCCGGAATCTGCCGCGGAATTTATACGCAAAAATCCGTTAGATCTATTATTCTTGGATATAAATCTCCAAGGAGAAACCGGTTTCAAACTTTTGGAAATTGAAAGCAGAAGTTTTTTCCAAACAATCATTGTATCTTCGGAGAGGGACAATGCAGTAAAAGCTTTCGAATTTTCAGTGTTGGATTTCCTACCAAAACCGATCACAAGAGAAAGATTCGGAATTTCCATCCATAGATATCTTTCCTCTCATCCTAATGTATTCTCTCCGAAAGGAATTCCACACAAAAAAGAGGAAGCGATCGAACCCGATAATATAGTATTCGCAAGGTCTGAAAGAAATTACGCAAGGTTATTTACCAAGGACGGAAGTGTGGAGAAGGTCAGAAAAACATTGGACCAACTCCAAAAAGATTTGGAAGCCCACGGATTTTTCAGAGCCCACAGAAGTTATCTGGTCCGGTTGGAAGAAGTTAAAAAGATCTTATTCAAAACGCCAACTACCTACCGACTCTTACTTCACTCAGATCACAGTATTCCTGTTAGTCGATCGCAAGGAAGTAAACTTCTCTCATTATTCAAAAATTCAAATCATAAGGTTTTAGGTCTGCCGTGA
- a CDS encoding YebC/PmpR family DNA-binding transcriptional regulator, whose protein sequence is MSGHSKWATIKRKKDAIDSKRGAIFTKVVKEITVAARMGGGDVNTNPRLRLAVLKGKASNMPKDNIDRAIKKGTGELEGVVYEECLYECFGPGGTAIMVEAVTDKKTRTTPEIKSILTKLGGSLATTGSVSRLFERKGIIVIPSDQISEEELFELAVGAGAEDVQNEGEVFRVVTSPDDYEAVQTALTDKGIKSEESEIKFVALVGAEVSDKEIAEKVMKLIDNLEAHDDVQGVNSNFELSPELEKEFG, encoded by the coding sequence ATGTCCGGGCATAGTAAGTGGGCAACGATTAAACGCAAAAAGGACGCTATCGATTCTAAAAGAGGGGCGATTTTCACTAAGGTGGTCAAAGAGATCACTGTTGCGGCGCGTATGGGTGGAGGGGATGTTAATACCAATCCGAGACTTAGACTTGCGGTTTTGAAAGGCAAGGCCAGCAACATGCCGAAAGACAATATCGACAGGGCGATCAAAAAAGGTACCGGAGAATTGGAAGGCGTTGTGTATGAAGAATGCCTTTATGAATGTTTTGGACCCGGTGGAACCGCAATAATGGTCGAAGCCGTAACTGATAAAAAAACTAGGACCACTCCGGAGATTAAAAGTATCCTTACTAAGTTGGGTGGTTCTTTAGCGACTACGGGTAGCGTTAGTCGTCTTTTTGAAAGAAAAGGTATTATCGTAATTCCTTCCGATCAGATTTCTGAAGAAGAGTTATTCGAATTAGCAGTTGGCGCAGGCGCAGAAGACGTTCAGAACGAAGGGGAAGTTTTCAGAGTAGTGACTTCTCCTGACGATTATGAAGCTGTCCAAACCGCTTTGACTGACAAGGGGATCAAATCGGAAGAATCCGAGATCAAATTTGTTGCCTTAGTTGGCGCAGAAGTTTCCGACAAGGAAATTGCAGAAAAAGTAATGAAGCTGATCGACAACTTGGAAGCTCATGATGATGTTCAGGGTGTGAACTCTAACTTCGAACTTTCTCCGGAATTAGAAAAAGAATTCGGCTGA
- a CDS encoding crossover junction endodeoxyribonuclease RuvC yields the protein MKILGIDPGSHRLGYSVLQKDKSVIRVLTYGTIEVPSGTKSPVNLIAIRRQLDAILDEYHPDLASVEELFFAKNRTTAARVYEARGVVLLTLGEHNIPLVEPTASQIKKGVTGSGTADKKDIKAALKLLLGMENLTGHDDSWDAIASAYVGFAMSSSFRNK from the coding sequence GTGAAAATTTTAGGAATAGACCCTGGGTCCCATCGTCTAGGTTATTCCGTTCTTCAAAAAGATAAGTCTGTAATTCGTGTTCTCACTTACGGCACGATAGAAGTTCCGAGTGGAACCAAAAGTCCCGTAAACTTAATCGCTATTCGCAGGCAGTTGGATGCGATTTTGGATGAGTATCATCCCGATCTGGCTTCTGTGGAAGAATTATTTTTTGCTAAAAATAGAACGACTGCAGCCAGGGTTTACGAAGCAAGAGGAGTTGTTCTTCTTACATTAGGAGAACATAATATTCCTTTGGTTGAACCGACCGCTTCCCAGATCAAAAAAGGTGTCACAGGCAGCGGAACTGCGGATAAAAAAGATATTAAGGCAGCTTTAAAACTTCTTTTGGGAATGGAAAATTTGACCGGACATGATGATTCTTGGGACGCAATTGCGTCTGCTTATGTAGGTTTCGCGATGAGCAGCTCTTTTAGAAATAAATGA
- a CDS encoding WG repeat-containing protein: protein MDRKIYPFVILAFLLLLTFCYKKIQLTAFEEDGVYGYKDQNGKVQISPQYSIAYDFNENGVGFSFSQDGWICIDPQNKVLLNVFTFDNGPDYFSEGLARFVENSKFGFFDASCKKVIPANYDFAFPIREGFSIVCNDCKSVSDGEHSTIEGGKYGLIDKTGKIVVQLEYDSLSEINPETKTLEGSKGGAKKEIRLP from the coding sequence ATGGATCGAAAAATTTACCCTTTTGTGATTTTGGCTTTTTTGCTTCTGTTAACTTTCTGCTATAAAAAAATACAATTAACTGCTTTCGAAGAGGATGGCGTTTATGGCTATAAGGACCAGAACGGAAAAGTCCAGATCTCTCCTCAATATTCAATCGCTTATGATTTTAATGAGAATGGCGTAGGTTTTTCTTTTAGCCAAGACGGATGGATCTGTATAGATCCTCAAAACAAAGTTTTATTGAATGTATTCACTTTCGACAATGGTCCTGATTATTTTTCAGAAGGTCTGGCCCGATTTGTGGAGAATTCTAAATTCGGATTTTTCGATGCCTCTTGTAAAAAGGTGATTCCAGCAAATTATGATTTCGCTTTTCCAATTAGAGAGGGGTTCTCAATCGTGTGTAACGATTGTAAGTCAGTAAGTGATGGAGAACATTCTACTATCGAAGGTGGAAAATACGGTCTGATCGATAAAACCGGAAAGATTGTGGTCCAGCTCGAATACGATTCTCTTTCGGAAATCAATCCGGAGACTAAAACCTTAGAGGGATCTAAGGGAGGTGCTAAAAAAGAGATCCGTCTTCCTTAA
- the crcB gene encoding fluoride efflux transporter CrcB, giving the protein MNLLIVGLGGFLGSVCRYAISQTIAKESGLFPISTFAVNIVGSLLIGVFYGLSQGKVSEEVRLFATVGFCGGFTTFSAFALENLKLLQSGSYFSFFAYIMLSTTVCITAVLLGVYVSK; this is encoded by the coding sequence ATGAATCTTTTGATAGTAGGGCTTGGAGGATTTTTAGGATCAGTTTGTAGATACGCAATATCTCAAACAATCGCGAAAGAATCCGGCTTATTCCCGATTTCAACATTTGCAGTAAATATAGTCGGTTCATTACTGATAGGAGTATTTTACGGACTATCTCAGGGAAAAGTTTCCGAAGAAGTTAGATTGTTTGCAACGGTAGGATTTTGCGGAGGATTTACAACCTTCTCCGCTTTTGCTTTAGAAAACCTAAAATTACTACAATCAGGAAGCTATTTTAGTTTTTTTGCATATATAATGCTTAGCACGACAGTTTGTATCACCGCCGTGCTATTAGGAGTATACGTAAGCAAATAA